One window from the genome of Osmerus eperlanus chromosome 1, fOsmEpe2.1, whole genome shotgun sequence encodes:
- the aldh4a1 gene encoding delta-1-pyrroline-5-carboxylate dehydrogenase, mitochondrial, which yields MLRVRSALCQSWRGFKTFPCAAVEVKNEPILGFQEGSQERAELQNALNELKGTTEEIPCIVGDEHVWTKDIRYQLSPFNHSHKVAKFCYADKDLLNKAILASVAARREWDLKPVQDRAQIFFKAADVISGPKRAEILAKTMIGQGKTVVQAEIDAAPELIDFFRFNAKHAIELEAQQPLDSDGSTNTMLYRGLEGFVAAVAPFNFTAIGGNLAGTPAIMGNVVLWKPSDTAMSASYAVYKVLRDCGLPPNIIQFVPADGPVFGDTITSSEHLAGINFTGSVPTFKRLWKQVAQNLDIYRNFPRVGGECGGKNFHFVHKSADVQSVVTGTIRSAFEYGGQKCSACSRMYVPDSLWPQIKQGLLDIHKQINLGDPVEDFSTFFSAVIDDKSFARNKKWLDHAKSSANLSIIAGGNCDDKKGYFVEPTIIETTDPRDPIMNEEIFGPILSVYVYPENDYKQILQLIDSTSPYALTGAVFAKDKTVVDEAARVLRNAAGNYYVNDKSTGSIVAQQPFGGARASGTNDKPGGPHYVLRWTSPQVVKETHVPLQDWKYPYMG from the exons ATGCTGCGCGTGAGATCGGCGCTCTGCCAGTCTTGGAGGGG GTTTAAAACATTCCCCTGTGCTGCAGTGGAGGTGAAGAATGAGCCTATCCTGGGCTTTCAGGAGGGCAGTCAGGAGAGGGCAGAGCTGCAGAAC gcatTGAACGAGCTAAAAGGGACAACAGAGGAGATTCCCTGTATTGTTGGTGATGAACATGTGTGGACCAAAGACATCAGGTACCAGCTGTCG CCCTTCAACCACTCTCACAAAGTGGCCAAATTCTGCTATGCTGACAAG GACCTGTTGAACAAAGCCATCCTGGCGTCGGTGGCAGCGCGTCGCGAGTGGGACCTGAAGCCCGTCCAGGACCGAGCCCAGATCTTCTTCAAGGCTGCGGACGTCATTAGCGGACCTAAGAGAGCAGAGATCCTGGCAAAGACGATGATCGGCCAG GGTAAGACGGTGGTGCAGGCGGAGATCGATGCTGCCCCGGAGCTGATCGACTTCTTCCGGTTCAACGCCAAACACGCCATCGAGCTAGAGGCCCAGCAGCCCCTGGACAGCGACGGCAGTACCAACACCATGCTGTACCGCGGCCTGGAG GGATTTGTGGCCGCTGTCGCCCCTTTCAACTTCACTGCAATTGGTGGGAATCTTGCAGGAACCCCTGCCATCATG GGGAACGTGGTTCTGTGGAAGCCCAGCGACACAGCCATGTCGGCCAGCTACGCGGTGTACAAGGTACTGAGGGACTGCGGTCTGCCCCCCAACATCATCCAGTTCGTCCCGGCCGATGGGCCCGTGTTCGGagacaccatcacctcctccgaGCACCTGGCGGGCATCAACTTCACTGGCAGCGTTCC GACGTTCAAGAGGCTGTGGAAACAGGTGGCCCAGAACCTAGACATCTACAGGAACTTCCCCCGTGTGGGCGGAG aGTGTGGCGGGAAGAACTTCCACTTCGTCCACAAGTCGGCGGACGTGCAAAGCGTGGTGACTGGGACCATCCGCTCAGCGTTTGAGTACGGGGGCCAGAAGTGCTCTGCCTGCTCCAGGATGTATGTTCCTGACAGCCTGTGGCCCCAGATCAAGCAGGGGCTCCTGGACATCCACAAGCAGATCAACCTGGGGGAC CCTGTGGAGGACTTCAGCACCTTCTTCTCTGCCGTCATCGATGACAAG TCCTTTGCTCGTAACAAGAAGTGGCTGGACCATGCCAAGTCCTCGGCCAACCTGAGCATCATCGCCGGGGGCAACTGCGACGATAAGAAGGGCTACTTTGTGGAGCCTACTATCATAGAGACCACAGACCCACGGGATCCCATCATGAACGAG GAGATCTTTGGGCCGATCCTGTCTGTGTACGTCTACCCTGAGAACGACTACAAGCAGATCCTCCAGCTGATCGACAGCACGTCGCCGTACGCCCTCACCGGAGCTGTGTTCGCTAAAGAcaa GACTGTGGTGGACGAGGCAGCCAGGGTCCTCAGGAACGCCGCAGGCAACTACTACGTCAACGACAAGTCCACCGGCTCCATCGTCGCCCAGCAACCATTTGGTGGCGCCAGAGCCTCAG GAACTAATGACAAACCTGGCGGCCCCCACTACGTTCTGCGATGGACATCACCGCAGGTTGTCAAGGAGACCCATGTACCCCTCCAAGATTGGAAGTACCCCTACATGGGCTAG
- the her2 gene encoding hairy-related 2 codes for MPPVNACNLVLSTKDTIKLRKPAVEKMRRDRINNSIEQLKTLLHTELQAHQPNSKLEKADILETAVFYLKDNLHSAPVSVHAGSVGQGYSEGFSRCLEETLRFLSAHNQPSESKKLVSHFHRSQQTPGAESVLRNRPVVPSRNLSVPKSVTSAGARTVVWRPW; via the exons ATGCCACCTGTCAATGCTTGCAACTTAGTCCTTAGCACAAAAGATACAATCAAA CTAAGGAAACCAGCTGTGGAGAAAATGCGCAGAGATCGCATTAACAACAGCATAGAGCAACTCAAGACCCTCCTTCACACCGAGCTCCAAGCACACCAGCCGAACTCGAAGCTCGAGAAAGCTGACATCCTCGAGACAGCCGTGTTCTACCTGAAAGACAACCTGCACTCGGCACCTGTCTCGGTCCACGCAGGCTCAGTTGGACAGGGCTATTCTGAGGGATTCTCCCGCTGTCTAGAAGAAACGCTTCGTTTCCTCTCCGCTCACAACCAGCCTTCAGAATCTAAGAAACTTGTCAGTCACTTCCACCGGTCTCAACAGACTCCAGGAGCCGAGTCCGTGCTGCGGAACCGCCCGGTGGTCCCCAGCAGGAACCTGAGTGTTCCTAAAAGCGTCACATCTGCAGGTGCAAGAACAGTGGTGTGGAGACCATGGTGA